From a region of the Mytilus galloprovincialis chromosome 3, xbMytGall1.hap1.1, whole genome shotgun sequence genome:
- the LOC143067104 gene encoding signal recognition particle 14 kDa protein-like — MLLENDTFLTELTKMFQKGKSSGSLMLTMKRWDGHTKPQPRKGNLPDPTEFKCLIRASLGNKKLSTVVSQKDVNKFQMAYANLLKGNMDGLKKKDKKSATGKSKSKATH; from the exons ATGTTGCTGGAAAACGATACG tttttaacaGAACTGACAAAAATGTTTCAGAAAGGAAAATCCTCTGGTTCATTGATGTTAACAATGAAAAGAT GGGATGGTCATACAAAGCCACAGCCTAGAAAAGGAAATCTCCCAGATCCAAcagaatttaaatgtttaatcaGAGCCTCATTGGGAAATAAAAAACTTAGTACAGTG gtcAGTCAAAAGGAtgttaacaaatttcaaatg GCTTATGCTAACTTGTTGAAAGGAAATATGGATGGATTGAAAAAGAAAGACAAGAAATCTGCTACAGGAAAATCAAAGTCAAAAGCTACACATTAA